The following coding sequences are from one Triticum dicoccoides isolate Atlit2015 ecotype Zavitan chromosome 4A, WEW_v2.0, whole genome shotgun sequence window:
- the LOC119289718 gene encoding probable E3 ubiquitin-protein ligase ARI5 yields MASSDNDDQGYSDFDEEEDPIELESDDDMATLLAARRKKYKVLTEDAVRALQDDCIAAVADLIQVPPAIAAIVLRHCHWSALVVQDKWFSDEQGLRAAVGLLPPSDGDSVAEPKRKRKGKKLTCDLCFDNHAPSQMKSAGCGHLYCRVCWRGYIRAAVEDGARCLSLRCPDPSCSAAVIRDLVDDVADEEDKQRYAGFALRSYVEESKTMRWCPAPGCGLAMEYLGGESLSEQLDVVCDCGHGFCIVCAEESHRPVPCRTVREWAAKNSSESESTNWVIANTKLCPKCRRPIEKNTGCNHMTCRDPCRHQFCWICLADYHGGHTCNRYEVDEIDARQAYARASLDRYIHYYERWVAHEHSRVRASEDMFELESAREGYLEGAAADEAQRQLGFLIDAYRQVLEGRRMLRWTYAYGYFADRDKLNLLECLQGEAEGSLERLHEMAEAERTASENYYAADGGVSSYFDRLAKLTKQTHDYFESMAEAFQTDLD; encoded by the coding sequence ATGGCGTCGAGCGACAACGACGACCAGGGCTACAGCGATTTCGACGAGGAAGAGGACCCGATCGAGCTCGAGTCGGACGACGACATGGCGACGCTGCTGGCcgcgaggaggaagaagtacaAGGTCCTGACCGAGGACGCCGTGCGCGCGCTCCAGGACGACTGCATCGCCGCGGTCGCCGACCTCATCCAGGTCCCGCCGGCGATCGCGGCCATCGTCCTCCGCCACTGCCACTGGAGCGCCCTCGTGGTCCAGGACAAGTGGTTCTCCGACGAGCAGGGCCTCCGCGCCGCCGTCGGCCTGCTGCCGCCGAGCGACGGCGACTCCGTGGCGGAGCCCAAGCGCAAGCGCAAGGGTAAGAAGCTCACCTGCGACCTCTGCTTCGACAATCACGCTCCAAGCCAGATGAAGTCGGCGGGGTGCGGCCACCTGTACTGCCGCGTTTGCTGGCGCGGGTACATACGCGCGGCGGTGGAGGACGGCGCCCGGTGCCTGTCGCTGCGGTGCCCGGACCCGTCCTGCTCGGCGGCCGTGATCCGGGACCTGGTGGACGACGTCGCCGACGAGGAGGACAAGCAGCGGTACGCGGGGTTCGCGCTCCGGTCGTACGTGGAGGAGAGCAAGACCATGAGGTGGTGCCCCGCTCCCGGGTGCGGCCTCGCCATGGAGTACCTCGGCGGGGAAAGCCTGAGCGAGCAGCTGGACGTGGTGTGCGACTGCGGCCACGGCTTCTGCATCGTGTGCGCGGAGGAGTCGCACCGGCCGGTGCCGTGCCGCACGGTGCGCGAGTGGGCGGCCAAGAACAGCTCCGAGTCGGAGAGCACCAACTGGGTGATAGCCAACACGAAGCTCTGCCCCAAGTGCCGGCGCCCCATCGAGAAGAACACGGGCTGCAACCACATGACCTGCCGGGACCCCTGCCGCCACCAGTTCTGCTGGATCTGCCTCGCCGACTACCACGGCGGCCACACCTGCAACCGCTACGAGGTCGACGAGATCGACGCCCGCCAGGCCTACGCCAGGGCCTCCCTCGACAGGTACATCCATTACTACGAGCGCTGGGTGGCGCACGAGCACTCGCGGGTAAGGGCCAGCGAGGACATGTTCGAGCTGGAGAGCGCCCGAGAGGGCTATCTTGAgggcgccgccgccgacgaggcGCAGAGGCAGCTCGGCTTCCTCATCGACGCCTACAGGCAGGTCCTGGAGGGGCGGCGGATGCTGAGGTGGACCTACGCGTACGGCTACTTTGCCGACAGGGACAAGCTCAACCTCCTCGAGTGCCTCCAGGGCGAGGCCGAGGGCTCGCTGGAGCGCCTCCACGAGATGGCCGAGGCCGAGCGCACCGCCAGCGAAAACTACTACGCTGCCGACGGCGGCGTCTCCTCCTACTTCGACAGGCTCGCAAAGCTCACCAAACAGACCCACGATTACTTTGAGAGCATGGCTGAAGCTTTCCAAACCGATCTCGACTAG